The window GCGTTCTCGGCCGCGCCCTCGTGGTCGCGCTGGCGCGGCTCGTCTTCGGCAAGCCCCGCGGCGGGCCTGTCGGCCCCATCCGCAAGGTGCTGGTGGTCCGCACCGACGAGCGCGTCGGCAACGTGCTGCTCACCATCCCGCTCCTCCGCGCGCTGAAGCAGGGGCTGCCGGAGGCGGAGATCGTCTTCCTGCACGCTGCCTCCAAGGCGGCGCTGGTGCGGGGCCTGCCCTGGGCGGATCGCTTCGAGCCCTTCGCCCGCAAGCAATTCTTCCAGAAGCCCTGGCGCCTCGCGGCGCAGCTCTGGCGCCTGCGCCGCGAGCGCTTCGACGTGGCGATCGAGGCGGGGCACTACCACGCCTTCAGCCTCACTGCGGCGCTGGTCTGCCGGGCGATCGGGGCCCGCGTGGTCATCGGCCACGACCGCGGCGACGCCCGCGCCTTCTTCGACCACGCGGTGCCGCAGCCTGCAGGCATGGTGCAGGACGTGGCGGTGAAGCTCACCCTCGCCGCGCCCCTCGGCGTCGCCGCGACCGACCGCCAGCTCGAGACGCCCCTCGGCGCCGACCCGGGCTCCCGCGCAGAGGCCGCCGCCCTGGTGGAGACGATGGGCCTCGCGGGGCGGCGGCTCCTCCTCGTGAACCCGGGGGCGCGCAAACTCGATCGGCGCTGGCCGCCTGCCGCCTACGCTGCAGCTGCGGCCCGGCTCGCGGCGCGCTTCGACCTGGTGCCGGTGGTCTTCTGGGGCCCCGGCGAGGAGGGGCTCGCTGCCGAGGTGGTGGAGCGCCTCGGGGGAGAGGCC of the Vulgatibacter sp. genome contains:
- a CDS encoding glycosyltransferase family 9 protein, whose product is MSLRVLGRALVVALARLVFGKPRGGPVGPIRKVLVVRTDERVGNVLLTIPLLRALKQGLPEAEIVFLHAASKAALVRGLPWADRFEPFARKQFFQKPWRLAAQLWRLRRERFDVAIEAGHYHAFSLTAALVCRAIGARVVIGHDRGDARAFFDHAVPQPAGMVQDVAVKLTLAAPLGVAATDRQLETPLGADPGSRAEAAALVETMGLAGRRLLLVNPGARKLDRRWPPAAYAAAAARLAARFDLVPVVFWGPGEEGLAAEVVERLGGEACAAPPTDLRQLAALLRQGTLVLTNDTGPMHLAVAAGTPTVAIFLVGDHQRWGHELPHFAAVPVGQRPADEALLAEIEAAACRLLDGGNCSALVG